From Opitutales bacterium, a single genomic window includes:
- a CDS encoding flagellar biosynthetic protein FliQ, translated as MAIDVFQTMIKFALQMVSPILFTAIGVGVAVSVAQTITSIQEQTLTFVPKLFAVSAVMIVGGGWFLTGLINYAQGVFELIGTMGR; from the coding sequence ATGGCCATCGACGTCTTTCAGACGATGATCAAGTTCGCCCTGCAAATGGTAAGCCCGATCTTGTTCACTGCGATTGGAGTCGGGGTAGCAGTGAGTGTGGCTCAGACGATTACTAGTATTCAGGAGCAGACACTGACTTTTGTGCCCAAGTTGTTTGCGGTCAGTGCAGTTATGATTGTTGGAGGCGGGTGGTTCCTCACCGGATTGATTAACTACGCTCAGGGCGTTTTCGAGCTGATTGGCACCATGGGGCGATGA